A portion of the Tamandua tetradactyla isolate mTamTet1 chromosome 16, mTamTet1.pri, whole genome shotgun sequence genome contains these proteins:
- the LOC143658679 gene encoding vomeronasal type-1 receptor 4-like, with protein sequence MSSSDVASGLVFLSQILVGVLGNFCLLYHYLFLCITGCRLRFTDLIIKHLILGNILLILTNGVPRTLAEFGLKDFLNDFGCKLLFYLHRMGRGVSIGCTCLLSIFQAITISPRNSRWAKIKVKAPKYVGLSISACWLLYMLVNAIFPMFMTTNWGNDTTKRKALGYCSVIETDKIRTSLYTALLSFPDALCLGLMLFASSSIVSILYRHKQRVQHIHRTKLSPRSSPETRATQTILSLLSTFVFSYTISAILQIFTAVFHNPTLWLQKMGILFSMCFPAVSPFILMGHNSSVSGLILSCRRNKKSPNSIRYM encoded by the coding sequence ATGTCCTCCAGTGATGTGGCATCAGGCTTGGTCTTCTTATCCCAGATTTTAGTTGGAGTGCTGGGAAATTTCTGTCTTCTGTACCATTATCTCTTCCTTTGTATCACCGGGTGCAGGCTGAGGTTCACAGATTTGATTATCAAGCACCTGATTTTAGGCAACATCTTGTTAATTCTCACTAATGGAGTCCCCAGGACATTGGCAGAATTTGGGTTGAAAGATTTCCTCAATGACTTTGGATGCAAACTTCTTTTCTACCTTCACAGAATGGGCAGGGGTGTGTCAATTGGCTGCACCTGCCTCTTGAGTATCTTCCAGGCCATCACCATCAGCCCCAGGAATTCCAGGTGGGCAAAGATTAAAGTGAAAGCTCCCAAGTACGTTGGCCTCTCCATATCTGCGTGTTGGCTCCTCTACATGCTGGTAAATGCCATTTTCCCTATGTTTATGACTACCAATTGGGGAAATGATACCACTAAAAGAAAAGCTTTAGGGTACTGCTCTGTTATAGAAACTGACAAAATCCGAACCTCACTGTACACTGCATTGTTATCATTTCCTGATGCTTTATGCTTAGGACTCATGCTTTTTGCCAGCAGTTCCATCGTTTCCATCCTGTACAGGCATAAGCAGCGGGTCCAACACATTCACAGAACCAAACTCTCCCCCAGGTCCTCCCCTGAGACCAGAGCTACTCAAACCATCCTTTCACTATTGAGCACATTTGTATTCTCTTACACCATCTCTGCCatcctccagatatttactgctGTTTTTCATAATCCCACTTTGTGGCTGCAGAAGATGGGTATACTATTTTCAATGTGTTTCCCAGCTGTTAGCCCCTTTATTCTCATGGGCCACAACTCCAGTGTATCTGGGCTCATCTTGTCctgtagaaggaataaaaaatccCCTAATTCCATCAGGTATATGTAA